The genomic interval CCCCTTCTTTAATATCGGCAGATTTGGTATTTTTCTTAAATATTTCTTTTCTTTTTGTTTTTTTAACAATAATCCATTTTATCTTATTGTTTATATAGATTTGTAAAAAGTTGGGGAAGTTCTGAAGAAGGCAAGGAGTTTGTAAAGTAAAGGCACAAAACATTAAACATTTATAAGGTAATCTATAAAGGATGTTATTGCAAATGTAAGCATAACAATGCTAATAATGTAGGTTAATTGGCTCATTCCGTTGAAAAGATAAAGAAGGATGGTTATTGCCTGGAAAATACAGCTACCTTTTCCAAGAATGCCCCTTTCCTTTCCAAATGTCTCATTTGGAATTGCTTGATAAAAGACAAACCAACCAATAGTTACCAAAATCTCTCTGCTAATGACAATATAGGTAATCCATTTTGGAAAGCCCAATTTTGAACAAGCAAGAAAAAAGGCAATAACAAAGAATATTTTGGAACAAATAGGGTTGATAACATCTGATA from bacterium carries:
- a CDS encoding CDP-alcohol phosphatidyltransferase family protein: MQNKLAFIRLALIPLFIFTIVYQKIPQIPLFRNKPIFPILIFLIFLSLEIADRFLDEEGGLSDVINPICSKIFFVIAFFLACSKLGFPKWITYIVISREILVTIGWFVFYQAIPNETFGKERGILGKGSCIFQAITILLYLFNGMSQLTYIISIVMLTFAITSFIDYLINV